The Corynebacterium sphenisci DSM 44792 genome includes the window GGCTGGGACATCGACCGGGGCGCGCTGGCCACCATCTGGCGCGGCGGCTGCATCATCCGGGCCCGGTTCCTGGACCGGATCAAGGACGCCTACGACCGGGACCCGGCGCTGCCCGCGCTGCTGCTCGACGACTACTTCCGGGCCCAGGTCGCCGACTGCCTCGACGCCTGGCGGGAGGTGGTGGTCACCGCCACCCGGCTGGGCATCCCCACCCCGGTGTTCGCCAGCACCCTGGCCTACTACGACGGGCTGCGCGCCGAGCGGCTGCCGGCGGCGCTCATCCAGGGCCAGCGCGACTACTTCGGGGCGCATACCTACCGCCGGGTGGACCGGGAGGGCTCCTTCCACACCCTGTGGGGCGACGACCGCTCCGAGGTGGAGGCCTGAGCGCCCCCGGCGGGGCCGGCGCGGCCGGCTTCGCCGACCTCGGCGTCCCGGAGCCGGTGACCGCGGTGCTGCGCCGGCTGGGGCTCACCCGGCCCACCCCGGTGCAGGCGGCGGTGCTGCCGGACGCCCTCGCCGGCCGGGACGTCCTCGGCCGAGCGCCCACCGGCACCGGCAAAACCCTCGCCTTCGCGATCCCGATGGTCGCCCGGCTGACCACCGGGCACGCCCTGGCCGGCCGGCCCCGGGGGCTGGTCATCACCCCCACCCGGGAACTGGCCGACCAGGTCGGCGACGTGCTCGCCGATCTCGGCGCCGCCCGCGGCCTGCGCACCCTGGTGCTCATCGGCGGGGAGAAGCCCGCCCGGCAACGCCGGCTGCTCGCCGCCCCCGCGGATATCGTGGTGGCCACCCCGGGGCGGGCGCTGCAGCATCTCCGGGAGGGCCGGATGCACCTCTCCGATGTCGCCGTGGCGGTGGTCGACGAGGCCGATGAGCTCGCCGACCGGGGCTTCCTGCCGGAGCTGGACCGGATCCTGGACCGGCTGCCGCGGGAGGCCCAGCTGATGGCCTTCTCCGCCACCCTGGGGGATCGGGTGGCCCCGCTGCTGGCCCGGCTGCGGGAGCCGGCCCGCCATGAGGTGGGCGGCGCCGGCGCCGGCGGCGCGAACGCGGCCGGGGCGGTCACCCGGATGCGGCATCTGCTGCTGCCGGTGGCCGATGACGCCGCCGCGGACCGGCTGCTGCCCTGGATCGCGGCCCGGGCCGGGCGCACCGTGCTCTTCGTCTCCGGCCGGCACCGGGTCGGCGAGGTCGCCGCGACGCTCGCCGCCGCCGGGGTGGCCTGCCGCACCATCCACGGCGACCGCGGCCAGGCCGCCCGCCGCGCCGCGCTCGCCGATTTCGCCGGCGGCGCCTGCCCGGTCCTGGTGGCCACCGACGTCGCCGCCCGCGGCCTGGACATCGGCGGCCTGGACCTGGTGGTGCACGTCGACCCGGCCGCGGACCCGGCGACCTACGTGCACCGCTCCGGGCGCACCGCCCGCTCCGGGGACGCCGGCACCGTGGCCACCATCGCCCGGGCCCGCCAGCTCGACGCCGCACGGCGGGTGCTCGCCGCCGCGGGGGTGGCCCCGGAGACCCTCGCCGCGCCCCCCGGCTCGCCCGCCCTGGCCGAGGCGCTCGGCGCCCGCCGCCCGCCCGGCCCGCGGCGGCGGCCCGGGGCGGCGCCGCGCGGCACCCCCCGGGGCAACCCCCGCGGGGGGCGCCGGCGGGACGGGCGGCGCGGGTGATGCGGCGACCACGGCCCCCGGCACGCTAGGATCCCATTCCAATCATGGACATATTGCTCAACCTCGCCGCGATCCTCGGCTTCATCGCGCTGACCGCCGGCACCGGGCTGTTCGTCGCCTTCGAATTCGCCCTCACCGGACTGGAGCGCTCCGCCATCGACGGCGACGTCCGCAAACGCGGCGACGGCCCCGCCAAGGCCCTGGAGTCCGCGCACAACCGGCTGTCCTTCCACCTCTCCGGGGCGCAGCTGGGCATCACCCTGACCACCCTGGCCACCGGCTTCCTCGCGGAACCGGTGCTCGCCGGCTACTTCACCCCGCTGCTGGAGTGGGCGGGGCTGCCGAACGCGGCGGTGACCCCGATCGCGCTGGCCCTGGCGATGGTGATCGCCACCGGGCTGTCCATGATCTACGGGGAGCTGGTGCCGAAGAACATCGCGATCACGGTGCCGCTGGGCGTGGCCCGGGTGGTGGCCCGGCCGGTGATGGCCTTCAACTGGCTGTTCTACGCGATCATCCAGGTGATGAACGCGACGGCGAACTGGCTGGTGCGC containing:
- a CDS encoding DEAD/DEAH box helicase, encoding MGRRPLRGGGLSAPGGAGAAGFADLGVPEPVTAVLRRLGLTRPTPVQAAVLPDALAGRDVLGRAPTGTGKTLAFAIPMVARLTTGHALAGRPRGLVITPTRELADQVGDVLADLGAARGLRTLVLIGGEKPARQRRLLAAPADIVVATPGRALQHLREGRMHLSDVAVAVVDEADELADRGFLPELDRILDRLPREAQLMAFSATLGDRVAPLLARLREPARHEVGGAGAGGANAAGAVTRMRHLLLPVADDAAADRLLPWIAARAGRTVLFVSGRHRVGEVAATLAAAGVACRTIHGDRGQAARRAALADFAGGACPVLVATDVAARGLDIGGLDLVVHVDPAADPATYVHRSGRTARSGDAGTVATIARARQLDAARRVLAAAGVAPETLAAPPGSPALAEALGARRPPGPRRRPGAAPRGTPRGNPRGGRRRDGRRG